In one Candidatus Delongbacteria bacterium genomic region, the following are encoded:
- a CDS encoding S8 family serine peptidase — protein sequence MKLEWLRGLGVAGVCCLAGFAHAGTVSPGLGRLLATQAADAELRVLLALDSRADVASLDQRLHAERAGLARRHREVLELLQSTARTSQGPVLAALGELHEAGKVEGYTPHWLINAVVVRTTAAVVPELAQLPGVERVEADLVPELIQPAGAGSGERTEREIGITPGLQAIQADRVWYELGIRGEGAIVANMDTGVRRTHEALVDRWRGNFAPASECWWDAWGNTTMPSDNNGHGSHVMGTITGLAPNDSIGVCPGAHWIATNVIDSGVGTAFDNAVLAGLEWLADPDGDPTTVDEVPDVVQHSWGINEGFGYLDCDSRWWEAIDHCEAAGVANTWSAGNEGPSGTSLRSPGDRATTATNCFSVGSVAYTAPYAISSFSSRGPSGCGGTFSIKPEVVAPGSNIYSVNASGDTGYTTMDGTSMAGPHVAGVVGLMRSANPDLDVVTIKTILMETALPLGTAGEDNTYGWGLVNAYEAVLQSMTGYGTVSGTVSGAGGQPLAGVLVQDSAGDRHDTSDELGQFSIMFPAGEVTLEAAFFGYQTGQQTLTVESGVVHTLDFQLQLVPSAEVYGVVLDGFGQPLAGAQVSISGPDMPAFPVQTTSAGGAFSFTLPLGQQVLVSCAGSADPVSRPLGPDAHGYRAFDLADGNTDWAEVSVAAGGNQLTLQGRNRAEYDWSLIDPEAGGPGSALPFDAGEQSFVLDLPFPFQYYGQSFTQCTVCSNGWVALGATTATDRQNGSIPSAGGPAAMLAPAWEDYSPHLEESGTISHWYDVQGGRFVVEYHHIRQASPASAFESFQVILLDPERHPTLSGDGAILFQYGEVTNIASCTVGIESPDETTGLLYYMATGSNGVYGAGCQPIAQGLAVLFTTGLVPQAGLDPVHDLVIDMLPTLQARLSWSPAQGALGYRVERATQMGQWETLAVTTGTSWVDGAAYGTRLYRVVTLGQD from the coding sequence ATGAAGTTGGAATGGCTGCGCGGCCTGGGCGTCGCGGGAGTTTGCTGCCTGGCCGGGTTCGCCCACGCCGGGACCGTGAGTCCGGGTCTGGGGCGGCTCTTGGCCACCCAGGCGGCCGACGCCGAGTTGCGCGTGCTGCTGGCCCTGGATTCCCGGGCCGACGTCGCCTCCCTCGACCAGCGCCTGCATGCGGAGCGCGCCGGTCTGGCCCGCCGGCATCGCGAGGTGCTGGAGCTGCTGCAGTCCACCGCCCGCACCAGCCAGGGCCCCGTCCTGGCCGCCCTTGGGGAGCTGCACGAGGCCGGCAAGGTGGAAGGCTACACGCCGCACTGGCTGATCAATGCCGTCGTGGTGCGGACCACCGCCGCCGTCGTGCCCGAACTGGCCCAGCTGCCCGGCGTGGAGCGCGTGGAGGCCGACCTGGTGCCCGAGCTGATCCAGCCGGCGGGCGCCGGTTCCGGCGAGCGCACGGAGCGCGAGATCGGGATCACGCCGGGCCTGCAGGCCATCCAGGCCGACCGCGTCTGGTACGAGCTGGGCATCCGCGGCGAAGGCGCCATTGTGGCCAACATGGACACGGGCGTGCGGCGCACCCACGAGGCCTTGGTGGACCGCTGGCGCGGCAACTTCGCCCCCGCCTCCGAGTGCTGGTGGGACGCCTGGGGCAACACCACCATGCCGTCGGACAACAACGGGCACGGCAGCCACGTGATGGGGACCATTACGGGCCTGGCCCCCAACGACAGCATCGGCGTCTGTCCCGGCGCGCATTGGATCGCCACCAACGTGATTGACAGCGGCGTCGGCACCGCCTTCGACAACGCCGTGCTCGCCGGCCTGGAGTGGCTGGCCGATCCCGACGGCGACCCCACCACCGTGGACGAGGTGCCGGACGTGGTCCAGCACAGCTGGGGCATCAACGAGGGCTTCGGCTACCTGGATTGCGACAGCCGCTGGTGGGAGGCCATCGACCACTGCGAGGCCGCCGGCGTGGCCAACACCTGGTCCGCGGGCAACGAAGGCCCCAGCGGCACCAGCCTGCGCAGCCCGGGCGACCGCGCCACCACGGCCACCAACTGCTTCAGCGTGGGCAGTGTCGCCTACACGGCGCCCTACGCCATCAGCTCCTTCTCCAGCCGCGGACCCTCGGGCTGCGGCGGCACTTTCAGCATCAAGCCCGAAGTGGTGGCGCCCGGTTCCAACATCTACTCCGTGAACGCCTCGGGCGACACGGGCTACACCACCATGGACGGCACCTCCATGGCCGGTCCGCACGTGGCGGGCGTGGTGGGTCTGATGCGCAGCGCCAACCCGGATCTGGACGTGGTCACCATCAAGACCATTTTGATGGAGACGGCCCTGCCCCTGGGCACGGCGGGCGAGGACAACACCTACGGCTGGGGACTGGTGAATGCCTACGAGGCCGTGCTGCAGTCCATGACGGGCTACGGCACCGTCAGCGGAACCGTGAGCGGGGCCGGCGGCCAGCCGCTGGCCGGCGTGCTGGTGCAGGACAGCGCCGGCGATCGCCACGACACCAGCGACGAGCTGGGCCAGTTCTCCATCATGTTCCCCGCCGGCGAGGTGACCCTCGAGGCCGCCTTCTTCGGCTACCAGACGGGCCAGCAGACCCTGACGGTGGAATCCGGCGTGGTCCACACGCTGGACTTTCAGCTCCAGCTGGTGCCCAGCGCCGAGGTCTACGGCGTGGTGCTGGACGGCTTCGGCCAGCCCCTGGCGGGCGCCCAGGTCTCCATCAGCGGCCCCGACATGCCGGCTTTCCCCGTGCAGACCACTTCCGCCGGCGGCGCCTTCTCCTTCACGCTGCCTCTGGGCCAGCAGGTGCTGGTGAGTTGCGCGGGCAGCGCCGATCCCGTCAGCCGCCCCCTGGGACCGGACGCCCACGGCTACCGGGCCTTCGACCTGGCCGACGGCAACACGGATTGGGCTGAGGTGAGCGTGGCCGCCGGCGGCAACCAGCTGACTCTGCAGGGCCGGAACCGCGCCGAGTACGACTGGTCGCTTATCGATCCCGAAGCCGGCGGACCGGGCAGCGCGCTGCCCTTCGACGCGGGCGAGCAGTCCTTCGTGCTGGACCTGCCCTTCCCCTTCCAGTACTACGGCCAGAGCTTCACCCAGTGCACGGTGTGCTCCAACGGCTGGGTCGCCCTGGGCGCGACCACGGCCACGGACCGCCAGAACGGCTCCATCCCCAGCGCCGGCGGCCCCGCCGCCATGCTGGCTCCGGCCTGGGAGGACTACAGCCCGCACCTCGAGGAAAGCGGCACGATCTCGCACTGGTACGACGTCCAGGGCGGGCGCTTCGTGGTCGAGTACCACCACATCCGCCAGGCCAGCCCCGCCTCGGCCTTCGAGAGCTTCCAGGTGATCCTGCTGGATCCCGAGCGCCACCCCACCCTGAGCGGCGACGGCGCCATTCTCTTCCAATACGGCGAGGTGACGAACATCGCCAGCTGCACTGTGGGCATCGAGAGCCCGGACGAGACCACCGGGCTGCTGTACTACATGGCCACGGGCTCCAACGGTGTCTACGGCGCCGGCTGCCAGCCCATCGCGCAGGGACTGGCCGTGCTTTTCACCACGGGCCTGGTTCCCCAGGCTGGACTGGATCCCGTCCACGACCTGGTCATCGACATGCTGCCCACCCTGCAGGCGCGCTTGAGCTGGTCGCCGGCGCAGGGCGCGCTGGGCTACCGCGTGGAGCGCGCCACCCAGATGGGCCAGTGGGAGACTCTGGCCGTCACGACGGGCACCAGCTGGGTGGACGGCGCGGCCTACGGCACGCGGCTCTACCGGGTGGTCACCCTCGGCCAGGACTGA
- a CDS encoding T9SS type A sorting domain-containing protein: MGSIRTPLQIRLRGACGYWLSLLIATPLAAALVPAGDWPLDAVTTATQRDGQLFRACGLVLERWDLTPDPPVLLDSLRLDAPLVDLLDWDGLLLSLDRDNLLCARDPQGDWSTPLWTLETGSCQVSQLLRQGDWLLPIGLLQIQPVDLGDPLHPVQSLEGLWGVGDQFQGTRAAFLGDLLIGDYLSWCPGWWDAVSGARWHRFGPEGDQHEGGFLGWSNWPLSPLGIDIAATADAVITDDEFDLQVRRPESWETVWSQSHGHRSQMRLAVRGSDVLLSDPDTLHAYHVDLQASPPVLELGRLALPGGTELEFPGDTALVTQPAGCSWIRLADGGPQLLRELPAAGTPVELAWAGERLLLRGRGLEVLQVTEDGLRREGRLELPAGSQLVAAGTLALADVPGGLAVIDLGDPAAPVVAATVPAVNPRRLVLVPGLAVYQEGGELVLLDLAQPAAPQVRERLELPVITRLAAAEGWLAVGAGENSILLLQLSATGFGTAHWLTDPGSQFAFVGGHLVTTVLEGDLANLHLHVYSPAEAGPPVLLQNLNLGAGRNFQLEGGRERLGLKWSSGVSGGIAVLDLFDLREDSGLVRTGRLVLEGREIGRVRLSGAAASADLVCLHESGRGLQVVRDEGLAEVDAPLRPATTVLAAWPNPFNPVTQLEFNLEQAGPARLAVFDLLGREVAVLLDGPQPAGIRRLNFEAAGLPSGLYLARLETAGASHSLKLALVR; this comes from the coding sequence CCCGCCGGCGACTGGCCCCTGGACGCCGTCACGACGGCCACGCAGCGGGACGGCCAGCTCTTCCGCGCCTGCGGCCTCGTGCTGGAGCGCTGGGACCTGACCCCGGACCCGCCCGTCCTGCTGGACAGCCTGCGGCTGGACGCGCCGCTGGTGGACCTGCTGGACTGGGACGGCCTGCTGCTGAGCCTGGACCGCGACAATCTCCTCTGCGCCCGCGATCCCCAGGGCGACTGGAGCACGCCGCTCTGGACGCTGGAGACCGGCTCCTGCCAGGTCAGTCAGCTGCTGCGCCAGGGCGACTGGCTGCTGCCCATCGGCCTGCTGCAGATCCAGCCTGTGGACCTCGGCGATCCGCTGCACCCGGTGCAGAGCCTGGAAGGCCTGTGGGGCGTGGGCGACCAGTTCCAGGGAACGCGGGCGGCCTTCCTGGGCGACCTGCTGATCGGGGACTACCTCAGTTGGTGTCCGGGTTGGTGGGACGCCGTCAGCGGCGCGCGCTGGCACCGCTTCGGCCCGGAGGGCGACCAGCACGAGGGCGGCTTCCTGGGGTGGTCGAACTGGCCCCTGTCGCCGCTGGGGATCGACATCGCCGCCACGGCCGACGCCGTGATCACCGACGACGAGTTCGACCTGCAGGTGCGGCGGCCCGAGAGCTGGGAAACCGTCTGGAGCCAGTCCCACGGGCACCGCAGCCAGATGCGCCTGGCCGTGCGGGGCTCCGACGTGCTGCTGAGCGACCCCGACACCTTGCACGCGTATCACGTGGACCTGCAGGCCAGTCCCCCCGTGCTGGAGCTGGGCCGGCTGGCGCTGCCCGGCGGCACGGAGCTGGAGTTTCCAGGCGACACGGCGCTGGTGACCCAGCCGGCCGGCTGCAGCTGGATCCGCCTGGCGGACGGGGGTCCGCAGCTGCTGCGCGAACTGCCCGCCGCCGGCACCCCCGTGGAACTGGCCTGGGCCGGGGAGCGGCTGCTGCTGCGCGGCCGCGGGCTGGAGGTCCTGCAAGTGACGGAGGACGGCCTGCGGCGGGAGGGGCGGCTGGAGCTGCCCGCCGGCAGCCAGCTGGTGGCCGCCGGTACGCTGGCCCTGGCCGACGTGCCGGGCGGACTGGCGGTGATCGACCTGGGCGACCCGGCGGCGCCCGTCGTGGCGGCCACGGTCCCGGCCGTGAATCCGCGCCGGCTGGTGCTGGTGCCGGGGCTGGCCGTCTACCAGGAAGGGGGCGAGCTGGTCCTGCTGGATCTGGCCCAACCCGCCGCCCCGCAGGTGCGCGAGCGGCTGGAGCTGCCCGTCATCACGCGGCTGGCCGCGGCGGAGGGCTGGCTGGCGGTGGGCGCCGGCGAAAACTCCATCCTGCTCCTCCAGCTCAGCGCGACGGGCTTCGGCACGGCCCACTGGCTGACGGACCCGGGCAGCCAGTTCGCCTTCGTGGGTGGCCATCTCGTCACCACGGTCCTCGAGGGCGACCTGGCCAATCTGCACCTCCACGTCTACTCGCCGGCGGAGGCGGGCCCCCCCGTGCTGCTGCAGAACCTGAATCTGGGCGCAGGCAGGAACTTCCAGCTGGAGGGCGGCCGCGAACGGCTGGGCCTGAAATGGTCCAGCGGAGTTTCCGGCGGGATCGCCGTCCTGGATCTCTTCGACCTGCGGGAGGACTCGGGCCTGGTGCGCACGGGGCGCCTGGTGCTGGAGGGCCGGGAAATCGGGCGCGTCCGACTCTCCGGCGCGGCGGCCAGCGCGGATCTCGTCTGCCTGCACGAAAGCGGCCGCGGTCTCCAGGTGGTCCGCGACGAGGGGCTGGCAGAGGTGGATGCACCGCTACGTCCGGCCACGACGGTCCTGGCCGCATGGCCCAATCCCTTCAATCCCGTGACACAATTGGAATTCAACCTGGAACAGGCCGGGCCGGCGCGGCTGGCCGTGTTCGATCTGCTGGGGCGCGAGGTGGCCGTGCTGCTGGATGGCCCGCAGCCGGCGGGGATCCGACGCCTGAACTTCGAGGCCGCCGGGCTGCCCAGCGGCCTCTACCTGGCACGGCTGGAGACGGCCGGCGCCAGCCACAGCCTGAAACTGGCCCTCGTGCGCTGA
- a CDS encoding right-handed parallel beta-helix repeat-containing protein, whose translation MTMTRFSLQLLTALLGVGPALAWTSPGMGQVYDPAALVAASGGALVGSWPDYTQQQALLISTGDELRLPAGTHWTVAASVELRVQGLCTALGTPWEPIRLEALSGQPNSWSGLILDEADPASRLRCVTVRGGDDGLNCLGSSPVFEYCEFSGNYSSGLSCFLAGNPVLRHCLIENNSRYGVEITGGSSPVLEHCVIRGNNVEAASPRNAVSIGIQGTNSPRFTSCLLEGRGPANPASGFSLWMSGAPLVRDCEITGFRSGVVIQGAGAQGRLERCWIHSSRYTNPIQGGSGVNVNTSATPVFRGCCLEDNDWGVTITSACAPDFGGSAEPGDNRLHDNGNGGNVWDFYNNTTSTLQARGNWWGSTDPAAIELHIHDDGDGAFGAVQTDPIRTDSLLAPLLSPDLGFHALAAGAVLGLRPAEHFRHVPGTVYQLEGPGSVSAAGDSLVWTPPAAGDSLLSLLLRATPPQGPGACDTLVVWLRRAGLGAPVLQVVELGADMHLSWNAVPGATAYRLERALQADFPDGGVEILHEGPELEFIDANALLRPKSFYRVRALAPAR comes from the coding sequence ATGACCATGACACGATTCTCACTTCAGCTGCTGACCGCCCTGCTGGGTGTGGGCCCGGCCCTGGCCTGGACCAGTCCGGGAATGGGCCAGGTCTATGATCCCGCCGCGCTGGTGGCGGCCTCGGGCGGCGCGCTGGTGGGCAGCTGGCCCGACTACACACAGCAGCAGGCGTTGCTGATCAGCACGGGCGACGAGCTGCGCCTGCCGGCGGGCACGCACTGGACCGTGGCCGCCAGCGTGGAGCTGCGCGTCCAGGGTCTCTGCACGGCCCTGGGCACGCCCTGGGAGCCCATCCGGCTGGAGGCCCTGAGCGGCCAGCCCAACAGCTGGTCCGGCCTGATCCTGGACGAAGCGGACCCCGCCAGCCGGCTGCGCTGTGTCACGGTGCGCGGCGGCGACGACGGACTCAACTGCCTGGGCAGCTCGCCCGTGTTCGAGTACTGCGAGTTCTCCGGCAACTACAGCAGCGGGCTGTCCTGCTTCCTGGCGGGCAACCCCGTCCTGCGCCACTGCCTGATCGAGAACAATTCGCGCTACGGGGTGGAGATCACCGGGGGCAGCAGCCCCGTGCTGGAGCACTGCGTAATCCGCGGCAACAACGTGGAAGCCGCCAGCCCGCGCAACGCGGTGAGCATCGGCATCCAGGGCACCAACAGCCCGCGCTTCACGTCCTGCCTGCTGGAGGGGCGCGGCCCGGCCAACCCGGCCAGCGGCTTCTCCCTCTGGATGTCCGGCGCGCCGCTGGTGCGGGACTGCGAGATCACGGGCTTCCGCAGCGGCGTGGTGATCCAGGGCGCCGGCGCCCAGGGCCGGCTGGAGCGCTGCTGGATCCACTCCAGCCGCTACACGAATCCCATCCAGGGCGGCAGCGGCGTGAACGTCAACACCAGCGCCACGCCGGTCTTCCGCGGCTGCTGCCTGGAGGACAACGACTGGGGCGTGACCATCACCTCCGCCTGCGCGCCGGACTTCGGCGGCAGCGCGGAGCCCGGGGACAACCGCCTCCACGACAACGGCAACGGCGGCAACGTCTGGGACTTCTACAACAACACCACGAGCACGCTGCAGGCCCGGGGCAACTGGTGGGGAAGCACGGACCCCGCCGCCATCGAATTGCACATCCACGACGACGGCGACGGTGCCTTCGGGGCCGTGCAGACGGATCCCATCCGCACCGATTCGCTGCTGGCCCCGCTGCTCTCGCCGGATCTGGGCTTCCACGCCCTGGCCGCGGGGGCCGTGCTGGGGCTGCGGCCGGCGGAGCACTTCCGCCATGTGCCGGGCACCGTCTATCAGCTGGAAGGCCCGGGCAGCGTCAGCGCGGCCGGCGACAGCCTGGTCTGGACCCCGCCCGCTGCGGGCGACAGCCTGCTGTCCCTGCTGCTGCGTGCGACGCCGCCCCAGGGCCCCGGCGCCTGTGACACGCTGGTGGTCTGGCTGCGCCGCGCCGGACTGGGAGCGCCGGTGCTGCAGGTGGTGGAGCTGGGCGCGGACATGCACCTGAGCTGGAACGCCGTGCCCGGCGCCACGGCCTACCGGCTGGAGCGCGCGCTGCAGGCGGACTTCCCGGACGGCGGGGTGGAGATCCTCCACGAGGGCCCGGAGCTTGAGTTCATCGATGCCAATGCGCTGCTCCGGCCCAAGTCCTTCTACCGGGTCCGGGCCCTGGCGCCGGCGCGCTGA